In Helianthus annuus cultivar XRQ/B chromosome 8, HanXRQr2.0-SUNRISE, whole genome shotgun sequence, a single genomic region encodes these proteins:
- the LOC110872752 gene encoding uncharacterized protein LOC110872752: MGKSIPSSAKLQDFARIITSDRTQQSKRIPKSLSNKTRVVPPPEPAKPKGVRIVHSEKQQQRLKIMDESSSTNRRIPLAEVVLECSRRWFQDTLKEAKAGDTSMQVLVGQMYCSGYGVVKDAQKGQAWISRASRSRSSVWKVGDKHPGYNASDSDSDEVKVEDKQS; the protein is encoded by the exons ATGGGTAAATCCATTCCATCTTCAGCAAAGCTTCAAGATTTCGCCAGAATAATAACATCCGACAGGACCCAACAATCCAAACGAATCCCTAAATCCCTTTCCAACAAGACCCGAGTTGTGCCTCCACCGGAACCCGCGAAACCCAAGGGGGTCCGGATTGTTCATTCGGAGAAGCAACAACAGAGGTTGAAGATAATGGATGAGAGTTCGTCGACGAACCGCCGGATTCCCTTGGCGGAGGTGGTGCTGGAGTGCTCGAGACGGTGGTTTCAAGATACCCTTAAGGAGGCTAAAGCCGGTGACACGAGTATGCAGGTGTTGGTGGGTCAGATGTATTGTAGTGGTTATGGTGTTGTTAAAGATGCGCAGAAG GGTCAAGCTTGGATCAGTAGAGCTTCCCGGAGTCGTAGCTCGGTTTGGAAAGTTGGTGATAAGCACCCAG GTTACAATGCTAGTGACTCAGATTCGGATGAAGTGAAGGTTGAGGACAAACAAAGCTAA
- the LOC110871062 gene encoding copper transport protein ATX1: MTNVVELKVGLHCEECIKMILKAIKKIQDIETYDVDTRLNKVTVTGNVTNAQVVKALHKIGKQATNWEQGSTTSY; this comes from the exons ATGACTAAC GTGGTAGAATTGAAGGTGGGATTACACTGTGAAGAGTGCATTAAGATGATCTTAAAAGCCATCAAGAAGATCCAAG ATATCGAGACGTATGATGTTGATACGAGGTTAAATAAGGTGACCGTTACTGGAAATGTGACCAATGCACAAGTCGTCAAGGCTCTACACAAGATCGGGAAGCAGGCCACCAATTGGGAACAAGGTTCAACCACAAGCTATTAG